CAAACTGCCGCCGCCAGACAATCATTTCGGCGAGACGGCTGGAAAACCAAGTGTTCCTGAATTCGAAAATAATCGGTGCTTCGTGGCGAAAAAAGAAGCCGAGATCGCGCGTAGCCGCTGTTTCGGGCTTAAGGTCGGGATTGGACTCGACGAAAACATCATCGCGCCAAAACAGCGCATCGAGCGGCGGAAGTCGATACGACTCAGCATAGCTCGCCTGCACACCAAGAACGAATGGCCGGCGCGTTCGCACGGCCGCACCAAGATACGGCGCAGCGTGGCTCTTATCATCGATACGATCCAGACGCCAGTTGCCCTCAAGCAACCCAGCAAGCCACCGATAAGCCGGCGACAGCCTGATCCCGCTGACGAAGGACTCGGTGCGCCGCCGTCCTTGCGGCAGCGAGCGGCCCGGCGTGACGAGATCGTCGTTGAAAAATGTCTCACCGGCAACTTCCCCACCGACGTGCGGCTCGAACCACGAGGCGACCGACGGACTCCAGTCCACGTGGAACCGCCGCAGGATCTGCAGGTAGTTCTTCTCATAAGGCAAATAAGCCTCACGATCGCGGAAGTACTGACCGATCTGACGAAGAGCAACACCGACCCGGAGGGCGGACGCATCATAGTTGGCTGCAAGAAGCAGATTTTCCCGCTTGGCAAGAGTTGCGCCGGTCGTCTCTTGAAAGATCGCCCCGGGCAGCCCGCTGTGGCTGTTGGCTTGTTGGATGATTACCGACAGCCGTTGCCAGCGTCGGGGTCGAATTGAAGCAAACAGCGAATAGGTGCGACGGAAGTTGTTGCGGCGCTGCAGTTCGCCGAGGTACGGGTGGGTGTAGCTGTAATCGTTCGTTTGCTGCGAGTAGTCATAGCTCAATGCCACAGCGGCGCCGAGGAGTTGTGCATCGGCCGTCGTAGCGGCAGCAGTCTGGTCAAAGCTCCCGCGCTGAAACGAAACCTGCACCGCCGGATCGCTGATCAATAGCGGCCGCCGGGTCGTGACACTCACCGCTCCGCCCAGACCGTTTGCACCGAAGCGCGCCGAACCGCCGGTCTTGACCACTTCAATGCGTTCGATACTCTCAATCGGAATTGTGCTGAGATCGGCGGCGCCACCATCGGGATTCAGGGGAACCCCATCAAGCAAGATGAGTACGCCTTGCGGTGAAAAGCCCCGCAGCGAGGCATACTGTGTGCGGCCATCGGATTCCAATTGCACACCCGTTTGCGCCAGGAAATCGCCGAGCGTACGCGCCGATGATGCCGCAATCTGAACTCGGCTGTATAAGACACTTCCCGGCGAAACGGAACGGCTGGAGGTAATCGTCTGCGTGGGCAACTCGATGGTGGTGGTCCGCACCCACAGCGACAGATCGATGC
This genomic interval from Candidatus Zixiibacteriota bacterium contains the following:
- a CDS encoding TonB-dependent receptor, producing the protein MTDFFRAFFPRRTSAAPSLPQRFCLRHFLAAAAAPTILLSLLAVTSVRCQDFGEITGVVRDSLLEVPVGGVLVTALPQGVTVTTDSQGRFRLSRLTPGVMSVRCESAFIASKQWEGILLREGMSIDLSLWVRTTTIELPTQTITSSRSVSPGSVLYSRVQIAASSARTLGDFLAQTGVQLESDGRTQYASLRGFSPQGVLILLDGVPLNPDGGAADLSTIPIESIERIEVVKTGGSARFGANGLGGAVSVTTRRPLLISDPAVQVSFQRGSFDQTAAATTADAQLLGAAVALSYDYSQQTNDYSYTHPYLGELQRRNNFRRTYSLFASIRPRRWQRLSVIIQQANSHSGLPGAIFQETTGATLAKRENLLLAANYDASALRVGVALRQIGQYFRDREAYLPYEKNYLQILRRFHVDWSPSVASWFEPHVGGEVAGETFFNDDLVTPGRSLPQGRRRTESFVSGIRLSPAYRWLAGLLEGNWRLDRIDDKSHAAPYLGAAVRTRRPFVLGVQASYAESYRLPPLDALFWRDDVFVESNPDLKPETAATRDLGFFFRHEAPIIFEFRNTWFSSRLAEMIVWRRQFDGKYRPVNLDRARHSGTEFEIKLATHNHRLELSYTRNTLNAVNESTGSGYAGNTIPFKPNRTERLTVSALLKRLRMDYSYSFTGERYIREANSKALPGFALHDLILEYTLAVGPTSSTIRLAAYNLFDQRYELLERMPMPPRSLALSYRIAI